One segment of Macrobrachium rosenbergii isolate ZJJX-2024 chromosome 25, ASM4041242v1, whole genome shotgun sequence DNA contains the following:
- the LOC136852457 gene encoding uncharacterized protein: MAAQSRMDDDAVLQPDDHHMLRYYAAVNRVVQPAMHRVFILLRPDNGKSVKELVFDISGFSQTKYKKHFSEPERQKLDEGKPSSEFDISLLYKLLQSVCGLAETNDTKWSNAGSLENCLKRLKDYRNILAHEQISLTSDELRGKIRDMERLCQNILKAAGQQRNLPVDADLQRMHDGMEGALSGGVDLWEPYKTAFAKLRSEQTAVLTREGRKDIHTLGKYLKILNPFAWLIDSDFPHLNLESVYTECEIKGKDDINIQHLLVSAVPELQPDALPDIIVISGTPGTGKTSLFRFLVQDWLASNPTTLGMENIDLMIPVVLRHVCSNNIKDLVLGELLHNVAKHLRPDDIISALKNVSLLWMLDGYDEASTETRKVVKEIIQKFPDSRILITTREEFTKEIETQVASVGRSYLSVSLVGFSVNNIKEYAEKVISASVQDPQKVSDTVKKFIDFTQNGYSLDILRVPLFAAIAIVLWLDSPENDFHIKTTSSLYTLLVDHMIQRLVIRESYSKMNQTMSSTKEKLSRFFDCIGFVLWQNYDHFTLHQYEVDYLLERCSELGLPFKDSMSAFFVYAEKATPLGIKEDYTIIHRELMDFLGARAFANKMICERWDVMETARYFLESKRELLLKHEPRHYNLNGLYDIDNLSMELPCDKYETFNQHFMMPVDLFFRKYPWCHVCFRFSRKKKVSKDYYLHTIGGLTRYKATNYWCHVKNHLLAPWLFFLLGCLSRSRQLNEERCEQFAFIFSSSHRPFLNLPYILLGLKEACDGLFVKKLCNYANRKTWAFENDDWFSLTVELLQYIQPKSVFLHLCNKPDYQTPNGVIVPNRFDSSKFLLDCIETFVKYHCEIHLDMQHFFHNAVPDLELTMTSLEQLLRETSRCRLVTLRGVVDDRALVLLKRATCLRELSLMYCGEDLRHVAELVKTLPELSVFRLAVDFRCCSGEDLPVLIEEEAKIPKLCVILTDVFRYDPQHVASALKRLFPNPCHVILRGSISTFEPVRMLTYIAWVLVKVRHVKILQILLDVSFEFCHFPNVWIIKPVVQDLQRFSNRYFPNTVIKFKFFNTRRGFCYFKGRTTHYKSF, from the coding sequence ATGGACGACGACGCAGTCCTTCAGCCTGACGACCATCATATGCTCAGGTACTACGCTGCCGTCAACAGAGTTGTGCAGCCAGCCATGCATCGTGTCTTCATTTTGCTCAGACCTGACAATGGGAAATCTGTCAAGGAACTTGTGTTTGACATCAGTGGCTTCTCGCAGACGAAGTACAAAAAACATTTCAGTGAGCCAGAAAGACAAAAACTAGACGAAGGGAAACCCAGCAGTGAATTTGATATATCACTCCTGTACAAACTACTCCAGAGTGTCTGTGGCTTAGCAGAAACTAATGACACCAAGTGGAGTAATGCTGGGTCACTGGAAAATTGTCTCAAAAGACTGAAAGATTACAGGAACATTTTAGCACACGAGCAGATTTCTCTTACCTCTGATGAACTCCGAGGAAAGATCAGAGATATGGAAAGGTTGTGTCAAAACATTCTCAAGGCAGCAGGTCAACAAAGGAATTTACCTGTTGATGCAGACTTACAAAGAATGCATGATGGGATGGAAGGTGCATTGTCAGGAGGAGTAGACCTATGGGAACCTTATAAGACTGCTTTTGCAAAATTAAGAAGTGAGCAAACTGCAGTCCTTACtagggagggaaggaaagataTTCACACGCTGGGCAAGTATTTGAAGATCTTAAATCCATTTGCCTGGCTTATTGATTCTGACTTTCCCCACTTAAATCTGGAGAGTGTATACACAGAGTGTGAAATAAAAGGCAAGGACGATATCAATATACAACATTTGTTAGTTTCTGCCGTTCCTGAACTTCAACCAGATGCATTACCTGACATCATTGTAATATCTGGCACTCCCGGAACGGGTAAGACAAGTTTGTTTCGCTTTCTAGTCCAAGACTGGCTCGCTTCTAATCCAACCACGCTTGGAATGGAAAACATCGATCTCATGATACCCGTCGTATTGCGACATGTGTGCAGCAATAATATCAAGGATTTGGTTCTGGGTGAACTTCTGCATAATGTTGCTAAACATCTGAGACCAGATGACATTATTTCAGCTCTGAAGAATGTGTCCTTGCTTTGGATGTTGGATGGGTATGATGAAGCAAGCACAGAAACCAGGAAAGTGGTCAAAGAAATCATCCAGAAATTTCCAGATTCCAGAATATTGATAACAACTCGAGAAGAATTCACCAAGGAAATTGAAACTCAAGTAGCTTCAGTAGGTCGTTCTTACTTAAGCGTTAGTCTTGTTGGGTTTTCCGTgaataacataaaagaatatgCTGAAAAGGTCATTTCTGCTTCCGTTCAAGATCCACAAAAAGTAAGTGATACAGTGAAAAAGTTCATAGATTTTACTCAAAATGGTTACAGTTTGGATATACTACGTGTTCCTTTATTTGCAGCTATCGCAATTGTACTGTGGCTCGACTCCCCTGAGAATGATTTTCACATAAAGACAACTTCTTCTCTTTACACTCTGCTTGTTGATCACATGATTCAGAGACTAGTAATACGAGAGTCATACAGCAAGATGAATCAGACCATGTCTTCCACAAAGGAGAAACTCAGTAGATTTTTTGACTGCATTGGCTTTGTTCTTTGGCAGAACTATGATCACTTCACTCTTCACCAGTATGAAGTAGACTATTTGCTAGAGAGGTGCTCAGAGCTTGGGCTTCCATTCAAGGATTCCATGTCAGCTTTCTTTGTTTATGCTGAAAAGGCAACACCACTAGGCATCAAAGAAGATTACACAATCATTCATCGTGAATTGATGGACTTCTTGGGAGCAAGAGCATTTGCCAACAAAATGATCTGCGAGAGATGGGACGTGATGGAGACTGCTAGATATTTCCTCGAAAGcaagagagaattattactgAAGCATGAACCTAGACATTATAACCTGAATGGTTTGTATGACATAGACAATTTGTCCATGGAGTTGCCTTGTGATAAATACGAGACCTTTAACCAACACTTCATGATGCCAGtagatttgtttttcagaaaatatcCCTGGTGTCATGTGTGTTTTAGAttctctaggaaaaaaaaagtaagcaaagaTTATTATTTACATACCATAGGTGGTCTGACAAGATATAAAGCAACAAACTACTGGTGCCATGTAAAAAACCACCTGCTTGCCCCGTGGTTATTCTTTCTTTTGGGATGCCTGAGTCGCAGTCGACAGCTGAATGAAGAAAGGTGTGAAcagtttgcctttatttttagttCATCTCACCGTCCATTTCTAAATTTACCTTATATCTTATTAGGACTGAAGGAAGCTTGTGATGGTTTATTTGTAAAGAAACTATGCAATTACGCTAATCGTAAAACGTGGGCATTCGAAAATGATGACTGGTTTTCACTCACAGTAGAATTGTTGCAGTATATACAGCCGAAGTCagtctttcttcatctttgtaACAAACCAGACTATCAGACGCCTAATGGAGTCATAGTTCCTAATAGATTTGATTCGTCGAAGTTCTTACTTGATTGCATTGAAACATTTGTTAAATATCACTGTGAAATTCACCTTGACATGCAACACTTCTTCCACAATGCTGTCCCAGATTTAGAGCTGACAATGACATCTCTGGAACAATTGCTCAGAGAAACTTCCCGTTGCCGACTTGTCACATTACGAGGTGTTGTCGACGACAGAGCTCTGGTACTCCTAAAGAGAGCCACTTGCCTGAGAGAGTTATCTCTGATGTACTGTGGGGAAGACCTTCGCCATGTGGCTGAATTAGTGAAGACGTTGCCTGAACTGAGTGTTTTCAGATTAGCTGTGGATTTTCGCTGTTGCTCTGGCGAGGACCTTCCTGTTCTCATTGAAGAAGAGGCGAAAATTCCCAAGCTTTGCGTCATTCTAACCGACGTTTTCCGCTACGATCCTCAGCACGTTGCCTCGGCCCTTAAGAGATTATTTCCGAATCCGTGTCATGTGATCCTACGGGGCAGCATTTCAACCTTTGAACCAGTAAGGATGCTGACCTACATTGCTTGGGTGTTGGTCAAGGTTAGGCATGTCAAGATCTTACAAATATTGCTGGatgtttcttttgaattttgtcattttccaaaTGTTTGGATCATAAAGCCTGTAGTACAAGACTTGCAAAGATTCTCAAACCGGTATTTCCCCAATACTGTaatcaaattcaaatttttcaacaCCAGAAGGGGTTTTTGCTACTTCAAAGGAAGAACAACACACTATAAGTCGTTTTAA